The following coding sequences lie in one Synechococcus sp. PCC 7336 genomic window:
- a CDS encoding helicase HerA domain-containing protein translates to MVEAVENGSIDRDTAETPQALATVTQGSLGQGLEARLNPGISVEEMRVGKFVVVRGQRNRFFGLLSDVALGSTSPQILIDPPRPEEIFLSEILAGTGTFGTVTLVPMLMLVDGKDADETQLLPVKTVPAHFSQVYEARKRDFQAVFGSEAEPRSRNFAIGQPVDTDVPICLNLDRFVERSNGIFGKSGTGKSFLTRLLLAGIIRKQAAVNLIFDMHSEYGWEAATEESGANTVKGLKQLFPGQVQIYTLDADSTKRRGVRDALELFISFNQIEVEDLMLLREELNLSEASLENAVILRNEFGRDWISRLLTMSNAEIQEFCEQRMGHKASIMALQRKLTRLEDLDYIRSATPHNYINQILESLEAGQHVVIEFGSQSNMLSYMLASNVITRRIHKAYVHKAERYLYSKNPADKPRQLTIAIEEAHRFLAPQTVKQTIYGTIAREMRKYFVTLLVVDQRPSGIDSEVMSQIGTRITALLNDEKDIDAVFTGVSGGQNLRTILAKLDSKQQALILGHAVPMPVVVRTRPYDERFYAEIGEPDWSEASDEEVLRAAELARTQLGL, encoded by the coding sequence GTGGTGGAAGCAGTCGAAAACGGCTCAATTGACAGGGACACAGCGGAAACCCCTCAAGCACTGGCGACCGTGACCCAGGGATCGTTAGGTCAGGGGCTGGAAGCGCGGCTCAATCCGGGGATCTCTGTGGAGGAGATGCGGGTGGGCAAGTTTGTGGTAGTGCGGGGGCAGCGAAATCGCTTTTTTGGCCTGCTCTCGGATGTGGCCTTGGGGTCCACTAGCCCGCAGATTTTAATCGATCCGCCCCGCCCCGAAGAAATATTTTTGTCAGAAATATTGGCAGGAACGGGGACATTTGGGACGGTGACGCTCGTCCCGATGTTGATGTTGGTGGATGGGAAAGATGCGGATGAGACGCAACTGCTGCCGGTAAAAACGGTACCGGCCCATTTTTCACAGGTTTACGAAGCGCGGAAGCGAGACTTTCAAGCGGTGTTTGGGTCGGAAGCCGAGCCGCGATCGCGCAATTTTGCCATCGGTCAGCCTGTGGATACGGACGTGCCCATCTGCTTGAATCTCGACCGATTTGTGGAGCGCAGTAACGGCATCTTCGGCAAGTCCGGCACGGGGAAATCTTTCTTGACTCGCCTCTTACTGGCGGGGATTATCCGCAAGCAAGCTGCTGTCAACTTGATCTTTGATATGCATTCGGAATATGGCTGGGAGGCAGCAACGGAGGAGAGTGGGGCCAATACTGTCAAGGGCTTGAAGCAATTGTTTCCCGGGCAGGTACAGATCTACACCCTCGATGCCGATTCGACTAAGCGGCGGGGGGTTCGAGATGCGTTGGAGCTATTTATTAGTTTCAACCAGATTGAAGTGGAAGATCTGATGTTGTTGCGGGAGGAGCTAAACCTTTCAGAAGCGAGCTTGGAGAATGCGGTCATTTTGCGCAATGAGTTCGGGCGAGACTGGATTTCGAGACTCTTGACAATGTCGAATGCCGAGATTCAAGAGTTTTGCGAGCAGCGGATGGGTCATAAGGCGTCGATTATGGCACTGCAGCGCAAGCTGACGCGGTTGGAAGATTTGGACTACATTCGGTCGGCGACTCCCCACAATTACATCAACCAAATTTTGGAGTCGCTGGAGGCGGGCCAGCACGTTGTGATCGAGTTTGGTTCTCAATCCAACATGCTCTCTTACATGTTGGCCAGCAATGTAATTACTCGCCGCATTCACAAAGCCTACGTTCACAAAGCCGAGCGCTACTTATACAGCAAGAATCCAGCAGATAAACCCCGGCAACTGACGATCGCGATCGAGGAGGCCCACCGGTTCTTAGCTCCGCAGACGGTGAAGCAAACCATTTACGGCACGATCGCCCGCGAAATGCGCAAGTATTTTGTCACGCTGTTGGTAGTGGATCAGCGACCGTCGGGGATCGATAGCGAGGTGATGTCCCAAATCGGTACGCGGATTACGGCACTGCTCAATGACGAGAAAGATATCGATGCGGTGTTTACAGGGGTGTCGGGGGGACAGAATCTGCGCACGATCTTGGCGAAATTGGATTCCAAGCAGCAGGCATTGATCTTGGGCCATGCAGTGCCGATGCCGGTGGTGGTGCGCACGCGGCCGTATGACGAGCGGTTTTATGCCGAGATTGGGGAACCCGATTGGAGTGAGGCGTCAGATGAGGAGGTTTTGCGGGCGGCAGAATTGGCGCGAACGCAGTTGGGCCTGTAG
- a CDS encoding DUF177 domain-containing protein — translation MLRPISLGDLSQVSGGRREIEFRQPIANFVSLTPVQGWVKIVHRGTFVEVAGSFQTIVTLSCHRCLQTYNHQLQAEMSEVLWLEKAPAAIAKEAEVGMEDLLETLSPDGEFDLEDWVYQQLCLSLPQRQLCAEDCAGLVAEVKQGETVDRRWTALQQLKQQFQ, via the coding sequence ATGTTGCGCCCGATTTCGCTCGGGGACCTGTCGCAAGTGTCCGGCGGTAGGCGGGAAATCGAGTTTCGCCAGCCGATCGCCAATTTTGTCTCTCTAACCCCCGTGCAGGGCTGGGTGAAGATTGTCCATCGAGGCACCTTTGTGGAGGTGGCGGGCTCGTTCCAAACGATTGTTACCCTCAGCTGCCATCGCTGTTTGCAAACCTACAACCACCAGCTACAAGCGGAGATGAGCGAAGTATTGTGGTTGGAGAAGGCTCCAGCGGCGATCGCCAAGGAGGCAGAAGTGGGTATGGAAGACTTGCTGGAAACGCTATCTCCCGATGGGGAGTTCGATCTTGAGGATTGGGTGTACCAACAATTGTGTTTGTCTTTGCCCCAGCGGCAACTCTGTGCTGAAGACTGCGCTGGGCTGGTTGCCGAGGTGAAACAGGGGGAAACTGTCGATCGCCGTTGGACTGCACTACAGCAGCTCAAGCAGCAGTTCCAGTAA
- a CDS encoding IS5 family transposase, giving the protein MTRQSYDTDLTPAQCELLAPLLPPAKPGGRPRSVNVFEVVNAIFYLLRAGCAWRLLPHDFPAWQTVYHYFRQWEADGTWEALNHALRQQLRETVGRNPSPSAACLDSQSVKTAGAAQETGFDGGKKVKGRKRTILVDTMGLLLGAKVHSARRSDHDGLTLLGIWFASMWSCLQLIWTDKTFGGKSFVAWVEQAFGWTIEVVQRPAEQKGFQLLPRRWVVERTFAWFGRYRRLSKDYEYLPTTSETMLYAAMVNLMLRRLA; this is encoded by the coding sequence ATGACACGCCAATCCTACGACACCGATCTAACCCCTGCCCAGTGCGAGCTTCTAGCTCCGCTATTACCGCCAGCTAAGCCAGGCGGTCGTCCCCGCAGCGTCAACGTTTTCGAAGTGGTCAATGCCATCTTCTATCTGTTGAGAGCCGGATGTGCCTGGCGTCTGCTGCCCCACGACTTCCCCGCTTGGCAAACGGTCTACCATTACTTCCGTCAGTGGGAAGCCGATGGCACCTGGGAAGCTCTCAACCATGCTCTGCGCCAGCAACTGAGAGAAACGGTGGGGCGCAATCCTTCTCCCTCGGCAGCCTGCCTGGATTCCCAATCGGTCAAAACAGCTGGTGCCGCTCAAGAAACAGGCTTTGATGGAGGCAAAAAAGTTAAAGGTCGCAAGCGCACTATCCTGGTTGATACGATGGGTCTACTGCTGGGTGCCAAGGTCCACAGTGCCCGACGCTCCGACCATGACGGCCTCACCTTGCTGGGGATTTGGTTTGCCAGTATGTGGAGTTGCTTGCAATTGATTTGGACCGATAAAACCTTTGGTGGCAAATCTTTTGTGGCTTGGGTTGAGCAAGCGTTTGGCTGGACTATTGAAGTCGTACAACGGCCTGCTGAGCAAAAAGGGTTCCAGCTTTTACCTCGGCGATGGGTGGTTGAGCGCACCTTTGCCTGGTTTGGTCGATACCGTCGCTTGAGCAAGGACTACGAATATTTGCCCACTACGAGTGAGACGATGCTTTACGCTGCTATGGTCAATCTCATGCTTCGTAGGCTGGCTTGA
- a CDS encoding FAD-dependent oxidoreductase: protein MGSMRWLLGGTVVTFLAGVAVAVRLSNLLPVSQSPTIGAEMPLATSSPDPAAATPPEIWTCEVVVIGGSLGGVAAAAHAMQAGARTCLIELTPWLGGQISSQGVSAIDESLVMRQRQNFSRNWNRFKQLIAAQTVALPSEVTGIATAVVADINGCWVGDLCFPPAAGHAASETLLQSTRQTAPDSRWATSTAFKGAEWNAEGDRLIAINAVRRIPRSPDYIPTGRLSRELHRWYDWESDATFEKIPLRLQPVAGRPFAVIDATDTGELVGWANLPHRLGSESYATTGEPHAVADNPDCTQAFTFPFALAIADDGGRSRNQLAQLQTGYAKAEHRRDFSLNGFNLLSGRSFFHYRRIVSLSGSNPLTGTPGRGDIALVNWNRGNDWNLMNPPLILTAEQILAEGQDRNWLGGLQIDALRAAENRALLFSEWLMQHHSTPTVPLAHLSGPDSPLQTQSGLSMYPYIREGRRILGRAAYGDDEFMLREQDIRFDLRGGRDWRARAIAVTNYAIDIHGCRYRNWEPSGEAASAPINEFVVKPIYIPPEALIPQRVDNLLIGGKSIAVTHIVNAATRTHYGEWSVGGAAGAIAAWYIQQGNADLPLAEASRDEVLVQLQNQLRSQGLRLDW, encoded by the coding sequence ATGGGATCGATGCGTTGGTTGTTGGGGGGAACCGTGGTGACGTTTTTGGCTGGGGTAGCCGTTGCAGTCCGGCTTAGCAACCTACTACCGGTCTCCCAATCCCCGACGATTGGCGCGGAGATGCCCCTAGCAACAAGCTCTCCCGACCCTGCTGCGGCCACACCACCGGAAATTTGGACCTGCGAAGTCGTTGTGATTGGGGGGTCGCTGGGAGGTGTGGCCGCAGCGGCGCACGCCATGCAGGCAGGAGCCCGCACCTGTCTGATCGAACTCACCCCTTGGCTGGGGGGACAGATTAGCTCGCAGGGGGTATCGGCGATCGACGAATCGCTGGTGATGCGACAGCGGCAGAACTTTTCTCGCAATTGGAATCGCTTCAAACAGTTAATCGCGGCCCAAACCGTAGCTCTACCGTCGGAGGTTACAGGCATCGCAACCGCCGTCGTAGCCGACATTAATGGCTGCTGGGTGGGAGATCTGTGCTTTCCACCCGCTGCGGGGCATGCTGCCTCAGAAACATTACTGCAATCAACCCGCCAGACGGCTCCCGACAGCCGCTGGGCCACCTCTACCGCGTTTAAAGGGGCAGAGTGGAATGCCGAGGGCGATCGCCTTATTGCCATCAACGCCGTCCGCCGCATCCCGCGATCGCCAGATTACATTCCAACCGGCCGCCTCTCCCGCGAACTGCACCGTTGGTACGACTGGGAGAGCGACGCCACCTTTGAAAAAATTCCCCTACGCCTTCAGCCGGTCGCCGGTCGCCCCTTCGCGGTCATCGACGCCACCGATACGGGGGAACTGGTGGGCTGGGCTAACCTACCCCACCGCCTAGGCTCCGAAAGCTACGCCACCACGGGCGAGCCCCACGCCGTAGCTGACAATCCCGACTGCACGCAAGCCTTTACCTTTCCATTCGCCCTGGCGATCGCCGACGATGGCGGGCGATCGCGCAATCAACTGGCCCAACTGCAAACGGGCTATGCCAAAGCAGAACACCGGCGTGACTTTTCCCTCAATGGCTTCAATCTCCTCTCCGGTCGCAGTTTCTTCCACTACCGCCGCATCGTCAGCCTCTCCGGCAGCAATCCCCTCACCGGCACCCCCGGTAGAGGAGACATCGCCCTGGTGAATTGGAATCGCGGTAATGATTGGAATCTGATGAACCCGCCGCTGATTCTCACTGCCGAGCAGATCCTGGCTGAGGGTCAAGATCGAAACTGGTTGGGGGGACTCCAGATCGATGCCTTGCGAGCTGCCGAGAATCGCGCTCTGTTGTTTTCCGAATGGCTGATGCAACATCACTCCACCCCCACCGTTCCCCTAGCTCATCTGTCCGGTCCCGACTCCCCCTTGCAAACGCAATCGGGTCTGAGTATGTATCCCTACATTCGCGAGGGACGGCGAATTCTGGGACGGGCGGCTTATGGGGACGACGAGTTTATGCTGCGAGAACAAGATATTCGCTTCGATCTGAGGGGCGGTCGAGACTGGCGAGCGCGAGCGATCGCCGTTACTAACTATGCGATCGATATCCACGGCTGCCGCTATCGCAATTGGGAACCCTCCGGCGAAGCTGCTTCGGCCCCCATTAACGAATTTGTTGTCAAGCCTATCTATATTCCCCCTGAAGCCCTGATTCCACAACGGGTTGACAATCTTCTCATCGGTGGCAAAAGCATTGCTGTCACCCACATCGTCAACGCCGCCACCCGCACCCACTACGGCGAATGGAGTGTTGGCGGAGCGGCCGGTGCGATCGCCGCCTGGTATATCCAACAGGGCAATGCCGATCTCCCTCTAGCTGAGGCCAGCCGCGATGAGGTTTTAGTGCAGCTTCAGAACCAGTTGCGATCGCAAGGGCTGCGTCTCGATTGGTGA
- a CDS encoding formylglycine-generating enzyme family protein yields MIAIPGGGFWMGSPDREAERKDGEDPQHRVNLSPFWMGKYPVTQAQWMEVAAFPKVELELKPQPSCFSGLDRPVELISWHEAVEFCARLARQTGKEYRLPSEAEWEYACRAGTFTPFSFGETITTDLANFDGRSIYGSGSKGEYRKQTTPVGTFKANAFGLYDMHGNVWEWCEDRWHENYTGAPAGGTPWNEGKGSSRVLRGGSWYYPPRLCRSAFRDWDFPEGRNDLCGFRVACSPARNSS; encoded by the coding sequence ATGATTGCAATCCCTGGGGGAGGCTTTTGGATGGGGTCGCCAGATCGTGAAGCAGAGAGGAAAGATGGTGAAGACCCTCAACATCGCGTCAATCTATCTCCATTTTGGATGGGGAAATATCCGGTAACTCAAGCACAGTGGATGGAGGTGGCGGCTTTCCCGAAAGTGGAGTTAGAGCTTAAACCTCAACCTTCATGCTTCTCCGGCCTCGACCGTCCCGTAGAGTTAATCTCTTGGCACGAGGCTGTTGAATTCTGCGCCCGTTTGGCCAGACAAACGGGCAAAGAGTATCGGCTACCCAGCGAGGCGGAATGGGAATATGCCTGTCGTGCTGGAACCTTCACCCCTTTCTCTTTTGGGGAGACCATCACAACGGACTTAGCGAATTTTGATGGCCGATCCATCTATGGGAGTGGATCGAAGGGTGAATATCGGAAACAAACCACTCCTGTAGGTACCTTCAAAGCAAATGCTTTCGGACTGTACGACATGCACGGGAACGTGTGGGAATGGTGCGAGGACCGCTGGCATGAAAATTATACGGGCGCGCCCGCAGGGGGAACCCCCTGGAATGAAGGGAAGGGTAGTAGCCGGGTGCTGCGCGGTGGTTCGTGGTACTACCCTCCGAGGCTCTGCCGGTCGGCCTTTCGCGACTGGGACTTTCCCGAGGGCCGCAACGACCTCTGCGGTTTTCGCGTCGCCTGTTCCCCCGCGAGGAATTCTTCATAG
- a CDS encoding R3H domain-containing nucleic acid-binding protein: protein MASQAESALERGREWLESVLQLMSVSVPVVQSEDMLEIEAADLLDSEKQALLGEGGATLDALQYLANALLNLHLPKDAQFAYTIELDGYRQRRQEHLQQLTAAAVERVRSSGTEYAIESLSAAERRQVHTLLSAEEYADLETFSRGKEPHRHLVVCLAGKAEA, encoded by the coding sequence ATGGCGAGTCAGGCAGAGAGTGCGTTAGAACGCGGTCGCGAGTGGCTGGAATCGGTCTTGCAACTGATGTCGGTGTCTGTTCCAGTCGTGCAGTCGGAGGACATGCTAGAGATCGAGGCTGCAGATCTATTGGATTCCGAGAAACAGGCACTGCTCGGAGAAGGGGGGGCAACGTTAGATGCGCTGCAGTATCTGGCCAATGCGCTATTGAATTTGCATCTGCCGAAAGATGCTCAATTTGCTTACACTATTGAGTTGGACGGCTATCGCCAGAGGCGCCAAGAGCATTTACAGCAGTTGACGGCAGCAGCAGTTGAGCGAGTGCGATCGAGTGGGACCGAGTATGCAATTGAGTCCCTCTCGGCGGCGGAACGGCGGCAAGTGCATACGCTGCTGAGCGCTGAAGAATATGCCGATCTGGAAACCTTCAGTCGCGGCAAAGAGCCCCATCGCCATTTAGTCGTTTGTTTAGCCGGGAAGGCGGAGGCTTGA
- a CDS encoding Fic family protein — protein sequence MDEDIFSGEFPGKLSKISTGDKQDWAYIPNPLPIKWNNSTEVWKLLALAREELARLDGVGYNIPNYNLLLRPLQRREALRSSSLEGTYATPEQLLLFEIDPKEPKSASDPMGSWQEVWNYNRALELGLHLLTERPLSLNLIREIHRELLAGVRGAQKDPGNFRRVQVHIGSDRRFIPPPPNELKPCLYDLEKAIHKEKDVDKLIFCFMAHYQFETIHPFLDGNGRVGRLLLSLMIYEQCNLKKPWLYLSAFFDKYKDEYIKLLFEVSSKGNWEGWIKFCLRGTIEQSRDAIRRFGELLVLRNKYMEILDKSRGNIRLNRIIESLFESPAVTIPQVKEMCDISYPTASTDIERLIDVGILAKSDMVERPKIFFAPHIIDITYSN from the coding sequence ATGGACGAGGATATATTTTCAGGTGAATTTCCTGGTAAACTCTCGAAAATATCAACAGGTGACAAGCAGGACTGGGCATATATCCCTAATCCTCTACCGATAAAATGGAACAACTCAACTGAAGTTTGGAAACTACTAGCCCTGGCGCGTGAGGAATTAGCGCGGCTTGATGGCGTTGGGTACAACATTCCAAATTACAATTTGCTGTTGCGGCCACTGCAACGCCGTGAAGCCTTGCGCTCTTCTAGCCTAGAAGGGACTTACGCAACGCCAGAGCAGCTTTTGCTGTTTGAGATCGATCCAAAAGAGCCAAAATCGGCGAGCGATCCAATGGGCTCTTGGCAAGAGGTGTGGAACTATAACAGAGCGTTAGAGTTGGGCTTGCATCTTTTGACTGAAAGGCCACTCTCACTGAACCTAATTCGAGAAATCCACCGAGAACTATTGGCAGGCGTGAGAGGAGCACAGAAAGATCCAGGCAATTTCCGGCGTGTCCAAGTTCATATTGGTTCAGACAGACGCTTTATTCCACCGCCTCCAAATGAGCTAAAACCTTGTTTATACGATCTTGAAAAAGCTATTCATAAAGAAAAGGATGTCGATAAGCTAATCTTCTGCTTTATGGCACACTATCAATTCGAAACGATTCATCCTTTCCTTGATGGAAATGGTCGAGTTGGAAGATTGCTCCTATCTTTGATGATTTACGAGCAGTGCAATCTTAAAAAGCCTTGGCTATATCTCAGTGCCTTCTTTGATAAGTATAAAGATGAATATATAAAGTTATTGTTCGAAGTGAGTTCAAAGGGTAATTGGGAAGGCTGGATTAAATTTTGTCTACGAGGAACTATCGAACAGTCGAGAGATGCTATTAGGCGTTTTGGCGAGTTACTGGTGCTTCGCAATAAATATATGGAGATTTTAGACAAGTCTAGAGGTAATATTCGGCTCAATCGAATCATCGAAAGTTTATTTGAATCACCAGCAGTCACAATCCCTCAGGTAAAAGAAATGTGTGACATATCCTATCCGACTGCCAGTACTGATATAGAACGTTTGATTGATGTAGGAATACTGGCTAAATCAGATATGGTGGAGCGCCCAAAGATATTTTTTGCTCCTCACATTATAGACATAACATACAGTAATTAG
- a CDS encoding PH domain-containing protein yields the protein MASKTEEVFFEGKPHIGDLIGNTLLGATIVGLPLFIGSLTRRLWVNYRITNRRVTVIGGWLSRDRSDIIYKEIAKVASVPRGIGAWGDIVLTLKDGSRLEMRSVPEFRKVTDYILEKIDDRARQVSGPAGEKRSRT from the coding sequence ATGGCCAGCAAAACAGAAGAGGTTTTTTTTGAGGGTAAACCTCACATTGGCGATCTGATTGGCAATACGCTGTTGGGGGCGACGATTGTTGGCCTGCCGCTATTTATCGGTTCCCTCACCCGCCGTCTTTGGGTGAATTACCGCATTACCAATCGTCGCGTGACGGTGATTGGTGGCTGGCTGAGCCGCGATCGCTCCGATATTATCTATAAGGAAATCGCTAAAGTGGCGAGTGTGCCGAGGGGAATTGGTGCTTGGGGGGATATTGTGTTGACCCTGAAGGATGGCAGCCGCTTGGAAATGCGATCGGTACCTGAGTTTCGTAAAGTGACGGACTACATTCTGGAGAAAATTGACGATAGGGCCCGTCAGGTGAGCGGTCCCGCTGGAGAAAAGCGCTCTCGGACTTAG
- a CDS encoding VWA domain-containing protein yields the protein MEVRAENDNFGFESLAGSLIQQFNDIFLQPVLDPFGLGRGQVQIEFTGSGRVYSTYTQSDFAADRVLEASVDSSTVKQGVLSLLNNGGINYFFDLFSDPFLAYQHNNLKVIYGTHGGDNLDPFDGIFDINNGVNSDFLLVGGDGNDIIDGGLLSDVLEGGEGNDILNGASSDDRLIGGAGNDIIEGGSFVLGLFEGDDKAIYKGSFADYDIEFLLDDTIKISDKTTGRDGTDTLTGVETAVFADKSIKLSPGQDIAFVIDITGSMRDDLTAVKARAADIISTIFDGERGFLDSRIAVVGYNDPATATLLSFTDQPKIEAQKAAAISAINRLSASGGGDFPEAVNAGLIRALSGDAGEWRREAIARRIILFGDAPPKDTELRSQVLALASNVEGLTTSSSLSSMSIAGDIKTSSLASDLAVTSFAVTATDSDGLPVTIPVEIFTVLIGNLAGRAMTF from the coding sequence ATGGAAGTGCGAGCGGAGAATGATAATTTTGGCTTTGAATCTCTTGCAGGCTCTTTAATTCAGCAATTCAACGATATCTTTCTACAACCAGTCTTAGATCCTTTTGGATTAGGCCGAGGTCAAGTCCAGATCGAGTTCACGGGCTCTGGCCGAGTTTACTCTACTTATACACAAAGTGATTTTGCAGCAGATCGGGTGCTTGAAGCGAGTGTAGATAGCAGCACAGTCAAACAAGGAGTTTTAAGTCTGCTTAACAATGGTGGAATCAATTACTTCTTCGACCTCTTTTCAGATCCATTTCTTGCCTATCAGCATAATAACTTAAAAGTAATTTACGGAACCCACGGAGGTGACAATCTCGATCCATTTGACGGAATTTTTGATATCAATAATGGCGTTAATTCTGACTTTCTACTTGTTGGTGGTGATGGTAATGACATTATTGATGGTGGGCTTCTTTCTGACGTACTTGAAGGTGGAGAAGGAAACGATATTCTGAATGGTGCTAGCAGTGACGATCGCCTCATCGGAGGTGCTGGTAATGACATAATAGAGGGTGGATCTTTTGTATTAGGTCTTTTCGAAGGAGATGATAAAGCTATTTATAAAGGTTCATTTGCCGATTACGACATAGAGTTTCTTCTCGATGACACCATAAAAATCAGTGATAAAACAACGGGTCGGGACGGTACTGATACACTTACAGGAGTCGAGACAGCAGTATTTGCCGATAAATCAATCAAACTTTCCCCAGGTCAAGATATTGCATTCGTTATTGATATAACTGGCAGTATGCGCGACGATCTTACTGCTGTTAAAGCCCGCGCCGCAGACATCATTAGTACCATCTTTGACGGCGAACGCGGTTTTTTAGATTCTCGAATCGCCGTAGTTGGCTACAACGATCCTGCCACAGCCACTCTTCTCTCCTTCACCGACCAACCGAAAATAGAAGCTCAGAAAGCTGCAGCGATTAGCGCAATTAACCGTCTCTCTGCTAGTGGAGGCGGTGATTTTCCCGAAGCCGTGAATGCGGGACTCATCCGTGCCCTATCTGGTGATGCTGGAGAATGGAGAAGAGAAGCGATCGCCCGACGCATTATCCTGTTCGGCGATGCCCCTCCAAAAGATACCGAGCTTCGTTCCCAAGTTTTGGCACTCGCCTCTAATGTCGAAGGGTTAACTACGAGCAGCAGTCTGAGTTCGATGTCAATTGCAGGCGATATCAAAACGAGCAGCCTCGCAAGCGATCTCGCCGTCACCAGTTTTGCGGTAACAGCCACAGATAGTGACGGTTTACCTGTCACGATTCCGGTCGAGATTTTTACTGTTCTCATCGGCAATTTGGCGGGGAGGGCAATGACATTCTGA
- the yidC gene encoding membrane protein insertase YidC: protein MDFGIGFLSNNVMLPILDFFYGILPSYGLAIIFLTLVIRLALFPLNAGSIRNMRKMKVAQPLMQKKLKEAQEKYADDPVKMREAQSELYQEFGNPLGGCFPLLLQMPVLFALFATLKGSPFADVPFDINLQILPAELSAEVVPAPVSTKPKNLFFNDSVHRPVVLTAPIGQKIAVGDRTQLQLQSVQGRAFADLVREYHTDGEISLIPNWQITKGEERAQLTSDGRLLALQPGDVTVQVKVPGVAANTGFWFIQELGRVGARAEDGTIHWDIVGLVIVFGLSTYVSQSISGSSGPGSSNPSQNSVNKVTPILFSGMFLFFPLPAGVLIYIVVSNIFQTVQTYFLSQEPLPENLQKLVEMEQEQQELEESKASKLKDSGGRGSLPFER, encoded by the coding sequence ATGGACTTTGGCATCGGCTTTCTTTCCAACAACGTCATGCTGCCGATTCTGGACTTTTTCTACGGAATCTTGCCCAGCTACGGACTCGCCATCATTTTCTTGACCCTCGTGATCCGCTTGGCGCTATTCCCTCTCAATGCGGGTTCCATTCGGAATATGCGCAAGATGAAAGTGGCTCAGCCCCTGATGCAAAAGAAGCTGAAGGAGGCGCAAGAGAAATACGCCGACGATCCGGTCAAAATGCGGGAAGCTCAATCCGAGCTCTACCAAGAATTTGGCAATCCTTTGGGGGGCTGCTTTCCACTCCTGCTGCAAATGCCAGTTCTGTTCGCGCTGTTTGCCACCCTAAAGGGCTCGCCGTTTGCAGATGTGCCCTTCGATATCAACCTGCAAATATTGCCCGCAGAGTTGAGTGCTGAAGTGGTACCTGCCCCCGTTAGCACCAAGCCTAAAAATCTCTTTTTCAACGACTCCGTACATCGTCCGGTGGTGCTGACTGCCCCGATTGGCCAAAAAATTGCCGTGGGAGACAGGACTCAGCTGCAATTACAAAGTGTGCAGGGACGGGCGTTTGCCGATCTAGTGCGGGAATACCACACTGATGGCGAGATTTCCCTCATTCCTAACTGGCAAATTACGAAAGGGGAAGAGCGGGCCCAGCTGACCTCCGACGGTCGCTTGCTGGCTTTGCAGCCGGGAGATGTCACCGTTCAGGTCAAAGTACCGGGCGTCGCTGCCAATACTGGATTTTGGTTTATTCAAGAACTGGGTCGGGTGGGGGCCCGAGCTGAAGATGGCACGATTCACTGGGATATTGTGGGCTTGGTGATTGTCTTCGGGTTGAGTACGTATGTCAGCCAATCGATTTCGGGCAGCAGTGGCCCCGGGTCGAGTAATCCCAGCCAGAATTCCGTTAATAAAGTTACGCCAATTCTGTTCTCTGGCATGTTCCTGTTTTTCCCGCTGCCGGCTGGAGTGTTGATTTATATTGTAGTGTCGAATATTTTCCAAACGGTTCAGACGTATTTTCTCTCCCAAGAGCCGCTGCCCGAGAACTTGCAAAAGCTGGTGGAAATGGAGCAAGAACAACAGGAGCTCGAGGAGAGCAAAGCCAGTAAGCTAAAAGACAGCGGCGGGCGCGGGTCCTTACCATTCGAACGCTAA